The following proteins come from a genomic window of Mycolicibacterium rufum:
- a CDS encoding GntR family transcriptional regulator, translated as MSAFDFAVRPQLAEDVARIVRQRIFDGTYSAGTYVRLDQLAAELGVSVTPVREALFELKAEGLLDQQPRRGFVIRPVTVRDVTDVAEVQAHIGGELAARAAAAITDAALDELIRIQADLEAAYAAGDGERAVRLNHDFHRAINVAADSPKLAQLMSQITRYAPETVFPTIDGWPDSSNRHHRRLLEALGARDEDRARAAMSEHLAAGAAPLIEHLTRRGVIG; from the coding sequence GTGAGCGCCTTCGATTTCGCCGTCAGGCCGCAGCTGGCCGAGGACGTGGCCCGGATCGTGCGGCAGCGGATCTTCGACGGGACCTACAGCGCGGGCACGTATGTGCGGCTCGACCAGCTCGCCGCCGAGCTCGGGGTGAGCGTGACGCCGGTGCGGGAGGCACTGTTCGAACTCAAGGCCGAGGGCCTGCTCGACCAGCAGCCGCGCCGCGGCTTCGTCATCCGGCCGGTGACGGTGCGCGACGTCACCGACGTCGCCGAGGTGCAGGCCCACATCGGCGGCGAGCTCGCGGCGCGCGCCGCGGCCGCCATCACCGATGCCGCACTCGACGAGCTGATCCGCATCCAGGCCGACCTCGAGGCCGCCTACGCCGCCGGCGACGGGGAGCGGGCGGTGCGGCTGAACCACGACTTCCACCGCGCGATCAACGTCGCCGCCGACTCCCCGAAGCTCGCCCAGCTGATGTCGCAGATCACCCGGTACGCCCCCGAGACGGTGTTCCCGACGATCGACGGCTGGCCCGACAGCTCGAACCGGCACCACCGGCGACTGCTCGAGGCGCTCGGCGCGCGAGACGAGGACCGGGCACGCGCGGCGATGTCGGAGCACCTCGCCGCCGGCGCGGCACCGCTGATCGAGCACCTGACCCGCCGCGGGGTCATCGGCTGA
- a CDS encoding acyl-CoA dehydrogenase family protein yields MTRLAQTLGLNEFQTEIIATVRRFVDKEIIPAAQELEHADTYPQGIVDAMRAMGLFGLMIPEEYGGLGESLLTYALCVEELARGWMSVSGVINTHFIVAYMIRQHGTDEQKRNLLPRMATGETRGAFSMSEPELGSDVAAIRTRATDNGDGTYTIDGQKMWLTNGGSSTLVATLVRTDLGADKPHRNLTAFLIEKPTGFGEVAPGLTIPGKLDKLGYKGVDTTEMIFDGYRAAASDILGGVAGQGFAQMMDGVEVGRVNVAARACGVGVRAFELAARYAQQRTTFGKPIAEHQAIAFQLAEMATKVEAAHLMMVNAARLKDSGERNDVAAGMAKYFASEVCAEVTQQSFRIHGGYGYSKEYEIERLMRDAPFLLIGEGTSEIQKNIISKRLLADYRV; encoded by the coding sequence ATGACCAGACTCGCACAGACGCTGGGACTCAACGAGTTCCAGACCGAGATCATCGCGACCGTGCGACGGTTCGTCGACAAGGAGATCATCCCGGCCGCGCAGGAACTGGAGCACGCCGACACCTATCCGCAGGGCATCGTCGACGCGATGCGCGCGATGGGGTTGTTCGGCCTGATGATCCCGGAAGAGTACGGCGGTCTCGGGGAATCCCTGCTGACCTATGCGCTGTGCGTCGAGGAACTGGCGCGCGGCTGGATGAGTGTCTCGGGCGTGATCAACACCCACTTCATCGTCGCCTACATGATCCGCCAGCACGGCACCGACGAGCAGAAACGAAACCTCCTGCCGCGCATGGCCACCGGTGAGACACGCGGCGCGTTCTCGATGTCCGAGCCCGAGTTGGGATCCGATGTCGCGGCGATCCGCACGCGGGCCACCGACAACGGCGACGGCACCTACACCATCGACGGCCAGAAGATGTGGCTCACCAACGGGGGGAGTTCCACCCTGGTCGCCACCCTGGTGCGCACTGACCTGGGCGCGGACAAGCCGCATCGCAACCTGACCGCCTTCCTGATCGAGAAGCCCACCGGCTTCGGCGAGGTGGCTCCCGGACTGACGATCCCGGGCAAGCTCGACAAGCTCGGCTACAAAGGCGTCGACACCACCGAGATGATCTTCGACGGCTACCGCGCGGCGGCCTCCGACATCCTCGGCGGGGTGGCCGGGCAGGGTTTCGCGCAGATGATGGATGGCGTCGAGGTTGGCCGCGTCAACGTCGCGGCGCGGGCGTGCGGCGTCGGTGTGCGAGCCTTCGAACTGGCCGCCCGCTACGCCCAGCAGCGCACCACCTTCGGCAAGCCGATCGCCGAACACCAGGCCATCGCGTTCCAGCTCGCCGAGATGGCCACGAAGGTCGAGGCGGCGCACCTGATGATGGTCAATGCCGCGCGGCTCAAGGATTCCGGCGAGCGCAACGACGTCGCCGCCGGCATGGCGAAGTACTTCGCCAGCGAGGTGTGCGCGGAGGTCACCCAGCAGAGCTTCCGGATCCACGGCGGCTACGGGTACTCCAAGGAGTACGAGATCGAGCGGTTGATGCGCGACGCCCCGTTCCTGTTGATCGGCGAGGGAACCAGCGAGATCCAGAAGAACATCATCAGCAAGCGGCTGCTCGCCGATTACCGGGTGTGA
- a CDS encoding acetyl-CoA C-acetyltransferase, which produces MREAVICEPVRTPIGRYGGMFRGLTAVDLGVAALRGLLERTGVVPEAVQDVIVGHCYPSMEAPAIGRVIALDAGLPVTVPGMQIDRRCGSGLQAVIQACLQIASGTHDVVVAGGAESMSNVVFHSTDMRWGARGGVTVHDGLARGRTTAGGRNHPVPGGMLETAENLRRQYAISRQEQDELAVRSHQRAVAARDDGLLAETIIPVTVRSRSGEDLIDTDEHPRADTSIEKLAALKPVLRASDPEATVTAGNSSGQNDAAAMCLVTTPDMAEELGLTPLVRLVSWAVAGVGPEVMGIGPVAATEAALRSAGLGLADMDLIELNEAFAAQVLACMREWGFTAADLERTNVHGSGISLGHPVGATGGRMLATLARELHRRQARYGLETMCIGGGQGLAAIFERVGA; this is translated from the coding sequence ATGCGGGAGGCCGTGATCTGCGAGCCGGTCCGCACGCCGATCGGTCGCTACGGCGGGATGTTCCGCGGCCTGACCGCCGTCGACCTCGGCGTCGCGGCGCTGCGGGGCCTTCTCGAGCGGACGGGCGTGGTGCCGGAGGCGGTGCAGGACGTGATCGTCGGGCACTGCTATCCCAGCATGGAGGCGCCGGCCATCGGGCGGGTCATCGCGCTCGACGCGGGCCTGCCCGTCACGGTGCCCGGCATGCAGATCGACCGGCGGTGCGGGTCAGGGCTGCAGGCGGTGATCCAGGCCTGCCTGCAGATCGCCAGCGGCACCCACGATGTCGTGGTCGCCGGCGGCGCGGAGTCGATGAGCAACGTGGTGTTCCACTCCACCGACATGCGGTGGGGCGCCCGCGGCGGGGTCACCGTGCACGACGGACTGGCCCGGGGCAGGACCACCGCAGGAGGCCGCAACCACCCGGTTCCCGGCGGCATGCTCGAGACGGCGGAGAACCTGCGCCGGCAGTACGCGATCTCGCGCCAGGAGCAGGACGAACTCGCGGTCCGGTCCCATCAGCGGGCGGTCGCCGCCCGCGACGACGGCCTGCTCGCCGAGACGATCATCCCGGTCACGGTCCGCAGCCGCTCCGGCGAGGACCTGATCGACACCGACGAACACCCGCGTGCCGACACCTCGATCGAGAAGCTCGCCGCGCTGAAACCCGTGCTGCGCGCATCGGATCCCGAGGCCACCGTCACCGCGGGGAACTCCAGTGGGCAGAACGACGCGGCGGCGATGTGCCTGGTGACCACCCCGGACATGGCAGAAGAACTTGGTCTCACCCCGTTGGTCCGGCTGGTGTCGTGGGCGGTGGCCGGCGTGGGGCCCGAGGTCATGGGCATCGGACCGGTGGCGGCGACCGAGGCCGCTCTGCGCAGCGCCGGGCTCGGCCTGGCCGACATGGATCTGATCGAACTCAACGAGGCGTTCGCCGCGCAGGTGCTGGCGTGCATGCGCGAATGGGGTTTCACCGCAGCGGATCTGGAACGCACCAACGTGCACGGCTCGGGCATCTCGCTCGGGCATCCCGTCGGCGCCACCGGCGGCCGCATGCTCGCGACACTGGCCCGGGAACTGCACCGGCGGCAGGCCCGGTACGGCCTGGAGACCATGTGCATCGGGGGCGGTCAGGGTCTGGCGGCGATCTTCGAGAGGGTGGGAGCATGA
- the fabG gene encoding 3-oxoacyl-ACP reductase FabG encodes MRSYAVALLAGQTAVITGGAQGLGLAIAQRFVDEGARVVLGDVNLEATQAAADTLGGADVAHAVRCDVTSSQEVDALVAAALEQFGGLDIMVNNAGITRDATMRKMTEDQFDQVIAVHLKGTWNGLRAAAAVMRENKRGAIVNMSSISGKVGMVGQTNYSAAKAGIVGMTKAAAKELAYLGVRVNAIQPGLIRSAMTEAMPQRIWDSKVAEVPMGRAGEPDEVAKVALFLASDLSSYMTGTVLEITGGRHL; translated from the coding sequence ATGAGGAGCTATGCAGTGGCACTACTGGCTGGTCAGACCGCGGTGATCACCGGGGGAGCGCAGGGACTGGGGCTCGCCATCGCGCAGCGGTTCGTCGACGAAGGCGCCCGGGTGGTCCTCGGCGACGTGAATCTCGAAGCGACCCAGGCCGCCGCGGACACGCTCGGGGGCGCCGACGTGGCGCACGCGGTGCGCTGCGACGTGACCAGTTCCCAGGAGGTCGACGCGTTGGTGGCGGCGGCCCTCGAGCAGTTCGGCGGCCTGGACATCATGGTCAACAACGCCGGCATCACCAGGGACGCGACCATGCGCAAGATGACCGAGGACCAGTTCGACCAGGTGATCGCGGTGCACCTCAAGGGCACATGGAACGGCCTGCGGGCCGCCGCCGCGGTGATGCGGGAGAACAAGCGCGGGGCCATCGTGAACATGTCGTCGATCTCCGGCAAGGTCGGCATGGTCGGCCAGACGAACTACTCGGCCGCCAAGGCCGGCATCGTCGGCATGACCAAGGCGGCCGCCAAAGAACTCGCCTACCTCGGCGTGCGTGTCAACGCGATCCAGCCCGGATTGATCCGCTCGGCGATGACCGAGGCCATGCCGCAACGGATCTGGGACTCGAAGGTGGCCGAGGTGCCGATGGGACGCGCCGGGGAGCCCGACGAGGTGGCCAAGGTCGCGCTGTTCCTGGCCTCCGATCTGTCTTCCTACATGACGGGCACCGTCCTCGAGATCACCGGCGGGCGTCACCTCTGA
- a CDS encoding acyl-CoA dehydrogenase family protein has protein sequence MSTADVSDEDFREILAQTRHFVRTAVVPREQEILSDDRVPDDLREQVKKMGLFGYAIPQEWGGLGLNLAQDVELAMELGYTSLALRSMFGTNNGIAGQVLVGYGTDEQKSTWLERIATGEVVASFALTEPGAGSNPSGLRTKAVRDGSGPEAAWIINGSKQYITNAPTADLFVTFARTRPADADGAGIAVFLVPADTPGVVVGAKDKKMGQEGAWTADVTFTDVRVGHSALVGGAEDIGYRAALTSLARGRVHIAALAVGTAQRALDESVAYAATATQGGTAIGDFQLVQAMLADQQTGVMAGRALVRDTARQWITGEDRRLAPSAAKLFCTEMVGKVADLAVQIHGGAGYMRDVPVERIYRDVRLLRLYEGTSEIQRLIIGGGLVKAAKASQR, from the coding sequence ATGAGCACCGCCGATGTGAGCGACGAGGATTTTCGCGAGATCCTGGCGCAGACGCGGCACTTCGTCCGCACCGCCGTCGTCCCCCGCGAGCAGGAGATCCTGTCCGACGACCGCGTCCCCGACGATCTCCGCGAACAGGTCAAGAAGATGGGACTGTTCGGCTACGCGATCCCGCAGGAGTGGGGCGGGCTCGGTCTGAACCTGGCCCAGGACGTCGAACTCGCGATGGAACTCGGCTACACCTCACTGGCGCTGCGCTCGATGTTCGGCACGAACAACGGGATCGCGGGGCAGGTCCTCGTCGGCTACGGCACCGACGAACAGAAGTCCACGTGGCTGGAGCGGATCGCCACCGGAGAGGTCGTCGCCTCGTTCGCGCTGACCGAGCCGGGCGCGGGGTCGAACCCCTCGGGCCTGCGCACCAAGGCCGTTCGCGACGGCAGCGGTCCAGAAGCAGCGTGGATCATCAACGGCAGCAAGCAGTACATCACCAACGCGCCCACGGCGGACCTGTTCGTGACGTTCGCCCGTACCCGGCCGGCCGACGCCGACGGCGCCGGGATCGCGGTGTTCCTGGTGCCCGCCGACACCCCCGGGGTCGTGGTGGGCGCCAAGGACAAGAAGATGGGGCAGGAGGGCGCGTGGACGGCCGATGTGACGTTCACCGACGTCCGCGTCGGTCACAGCGCACTGGTCGGCGGCGCCGAGGACATCGGTTACCGGGCCGCATTGACCTCCCTGGCCCGCGGCCGGGTGCACATCGCCGCGCTCGCGGTCGGCACCGCCCAGCGAGCGCTGGACGAATCGGTGGCCTACGCCGCGACCGCGACACAGGGCGGCACGGCGATCGGCGACTTCCAACTGGTGCAGGCGATGCTCGCCGATCAGCAGACCGGGGTGATGGCCGGCCGCGCCCTGGTGCGCGACACCGCGCGGCAGTGGATCACCGGTGAGGACCGCAGGCTCGCGCCCTCGGCGGCGAAGCTGTTCTGTACCGAGATGGTCGGCAAGGTGGCCGATCTCGCCGTTCAGATCCACGGCGGCGCCGGTTACATGCGCGACGTACCGGTGGAGCGCATCTACCGCGACGTGCGCCTGCTCCGGCTCTACGAGGGCACCAGTGAGATTCAGCGGCTGATCATCGGCGGCGGTCTGGTGAAGGCCGCCAAGGCATCCCAGCGATGA
- a CDS encoding MaoC family dehydratase yields MKKFNDLTEFEAAEGTQLGPTEWLEITQERVDLFADATDDHQWIHVDPKRAADGPFGGTIAHGLLTLSLLPHFTHQLYSVDNVAMAINYGYNKVRFITPVRVGAHLRARAVISSVSRLDNAVQATLSTTVEIEGSEKPAAIAESIVRFIG; encoded by the coding sequence GTGAAGAAATTCAACGATCTAACCGAGTTCGAGGCCGCCGAGGGCACCCAGCTCGGGCCGACCGAGTGGCTCGAGATCACCCAGGAGCGCGTCGATCTGTTCGCCGACGCCACCGACGACCATCAGTGGATCCACGTCGACCCGAAGCGTGCGGCCGACGGGCCGTTCGGCGGCACGATCGCCCACGGGCTGCTGACCCTGTCGCTGCTGCCGCACTTCACGCATCAGCTCTACAGCGTCGACAACGTCGCGATGGCGATCAACTACGGATACAACAAGGTCCGGTTCATCACGCCCGTGCGGGTGGGCGCTCACCTCCGGGCGCGCGCGGTGATCTCGTCGGTGAGCCGACTCGACAACGCCGTGCAGGCCACGCTCAGCACGACCGTCGAGATCGAGGGATCGGAGAAGCCCGCGGCGATCGCCGAATCGATCGTGCGCTTCATCGGCTGA